In Isoptericola variabilis 225, the genomic window GCTCCAGACGGCCACGACGGAGCGGTCGACCCCGACGTCGGCGGTGCGCGACGCGAGCGTCCGGACCACCCGCTCGCCGTCGTCGGGGTGGGCGAGGTCGTCGAGGGCGGCACGGGCGAGCAGGGGCAGGCGCCCGTCGGGGGCCACGCCCGCCACGACGACGCACTCGGCCGGCCGGTACCCGAGCAGGTAGGGCACGGCGGCCAGCACGTCTCGCGGCGAGCGCAGCCGGACGGGGGAGGTCTCGGGGAGGGTCGCTGAGGTCATGCGGCGATCCCAGCGCGCCGGGCGGTGCCGCGTCCGCCGCCCGGCGCGGCGGTGTGGACGGCGCGGACCTGGGGGCGGCCTCCGTGGCTCGGCTCGCGCGGGCGCGACGCGGCACGCGCGCCGACCTGCGCCGCTACGGTGGGCCCGTGCTCGCCGAACCGCACCGCGCCGTGCCGCTGCCCCTCGTCGTCGCCGTCGCGGCCGCGCTGGTGCTCGCGGGATGCGACGCGGGCGCCGGCGACCCCTCCCCCGGACCCGCGGCGACCGGCTCGCCCGCGCCCTCGGTCGAGCAGCCGACCGAGCTGCCCACGTTCGACCCGTCGACGACCGTGGGCGACTACGCGCCCGGGTTCCCGCTCGAGCTCCTGGCGGTGCCCGAGGACGCGACGGTCCTCGCGAGCTCCGCGCGACCCACCGACGACGGGCTCGTCGACGTCACGCTCAACCTCGCCTCGCCGCGCAGCGCGCAGCAGGTGGTCGACGACCTCGCGGCACGGCTCACGGAGGCGGGCTTCACCGAGTCCGAGGCGAGCGCCGTCACGGGCCTGACCGCCCAGACCGCGTTCACGCGCACGACCGAGCAGGACGCCGGACCGCAGGTCGAGACGCTGTTCGTGGGCGTGCTCGACGACGGCGAGCGGCGCCTGGCGACGATCAGCGGGTCCGTCGCGACGGCCGGTTGAGCCCGCATAGGGTGGGGCCATGCCGTCCCCCGCGTCGCTCGTCGATCTCGAGAACCTGCGCCACGACGTCGACGAGGCGCTCGGGCGCCACCTCGACCGGCTCGCCCAGGAGGTGGCCGGCGTCGGCGGGTCGGCCCGCGCACTGACGGACGAGCTCGCCGCGCTCCTTCAGGGCGGCAAGCGCCTGCGCGCGGCGTTCTGCTACTGGTCCTACCGCGCGCACGGCGGCACCGGGGAGCCGGGCCCCGTCCGCGACGCCGCGGTGCGCGCGGGCGCCGCGCTCGAGCTGTTCCAGGCGGCCGCGCTGCTGCACGACGACGTCATGGACGCCTCCGACACCCGCCGCGGCCGCCCGACGGCGCACCGGGCGTTCGAGGCCCGTCACTCGCAGGCCGGCTGGGCCGGGCGGGCGGACCGGTTCGGCGCCTCGGCCGCGATCCTGCTCGGCGACCTCTGCCTGGTGGCGTGCCAGCGCGAGCTCGGCGAGGCGCTCGAGCCCCTGCCGACCCCGACCGTCCGCGCCGCGCGCGAGCTCTTCGACGCGATGCAGAGCGAGGTGATCGTCGGCCAGTACCTCGACGTGCTCGTGCAGGCCGAGCCGTGGGGCGTCGACCCGGCCGCCGACGAGGACCGCGCACGGACCGTCATCCGCGCCAAGTCGGCGCGCTACTCGGTCGAGCGGCCGCTCGCGCTCGGCGCCGTGCTCGCGGGCGCCCCCGCCGACCGGCTCGACGCCATCGGCGCGGCCGGTCTGCCGCTCGGCGAGGCGTTCCAGCTGCGCGACGACGTCCTCGGCGTGTTCGGGGACCCGGCCGTCACGGGCAAGCCGGCGGGCGACGACCTGCGCGAGGGCAAGCGGACCGTGCTCATGGCCCGCACCATGGCCGGGGCCGACGACGCCGAGCGCGCGCTCGTCGCGACCCGGCTCGGCGACCCGGCGCTCGACGACCACGCGGTGGACGCGCTGCGCGCCGCGATCGTGCGCACGGGGGCGCTCGAGGGAGTCGAGGAGCTCATCGACGCCCTGGCGCGCCGCGCGCTCGACACCCTCGCGGCCGCCGACCTGGCCGAGCCCGGCCGCACGGTGCTCGCCGAGCTCGCGCGCGCGGCGGTCGACCGGGCGTTCTGACGCCCGCGGGCCTCAGCCCAGCGTCTGCGCGACCCGCCGCACGGCCGACTTCCGGCCGGCCCGCAGCGCGGCGATCGGCGCCTCGCCGAGCGCGGGCTCGACGTCGAACAGCCACCGCAGGATCTCCACGTCGGAGAAGCCGCCGTCGGCGAGGACCAGCACGGTGCCCCGCAGGGTGGGCAGCACCTCGTGCGCGCCCTCGGTCGCGGCGGACGGTCCGGCGGCCTCGCCCGCCGTCGCCGGCACGAGGAACGCCGCGGGCACCTGGAAGGTGCCGCGCTCGCCCCGCCTGACGCCGACCAGGTAACGCTCGTTGACCAGACGCCGCACCTTGCCGACGTCGAGCCCGGTCGCCTCGGCGACGTCGGGCAGGGTCAGCCACTCGCCGACGAGCGCGTCGAGGGCGTGGAGCGTGTCGGAGGCCTCGGAGGACCGGTCAGGGGTGTCGTTCACCGGGCCAGCCTACGGCCGCGACCTAGACTCTGGCCTGTGGCCACCGTGACGACCGACCCGCTCCTCGGCCGCCTGGTCGACGGGCGGTACGAGATCGTCGCGCGCATCGCGCGCGGCGGGATGGCCACGGTCTACCGGGCGACCGACCGGCGTCTCGACCGCGAGGTCGCGCTCAAGATCATGCACCCGCACCTCGCCGACGGCGTCGAGGGCGCCAGCTTCGTCTCGCGCTTCCGCCGTGAGGCCCGCGCCGCCGCCCGGCTGACGCATCCCGGCGTCGTCGCGGTCTACGACCAGGGCCTCGACGGCGAGACGAGCTACCTCACGATGGAGTACGTGCCGGGCACGAACCTGCGGCGCGAGCTGCGCTCGTCGGGCACCCTCACGCTCGGCCGCACGCTCGACGTGCTCGCGCAGGTCCTGGCGGCGCTCGCGGCGGCGCACCGCAAGGGACTCGTGCACCGGGACGTCAAGCCCGAGAACGTGCTCATCACCGCCGACGGCGCCCACGTCAAGGTCGCCGACTTCGGGCTCGCACGGGCGGTCACCGAGGTGACGTCGACCGCGACCGGCACGATCCTCGGCACGGTCGCGTACCTCGCGCCCGAGGTCATCACGACGGGCGGCTGCGACGCCCGGACCGACGTCTACGCGGTCGGCATCCTCGCCTACGAGATGCTCACGGGCGCGCTCCCCTACGCGGGCGAGACGCCGATCCAGGTCGCGTTCCACCACGTGCACGACGACGTCCCCGCCCCCTCGGGCGAGGTCCCCTGGCTGCCCGCCGAGGTCGACGAGCTCGTCGCCGCCTTCACCGCACGTGACCCCGGGCGGCGGCCGGCCGACGCCGCCGCGGCGCTCGACTCGCTCGAGCGGGTGCGGGCAGGCCTCGACCCCGACCTCCTCGACCGCCGCGCGGACCTGCCCGCGACCGCGGGCGCCGTCGACGCGGACAGCCCGGCCGGCGACGCGGGCGACGACTCCCCCGAGGCCGACGGCATCGACTCCGACCGGCTCGACGCGATCCCCGCCGCGTTCTTCCAGGAGGTCTCGGCGCCCGACGAGCGCACCGAGATGCTCGTCGAGGAGTCGACGACGCGCGTCCCCGGCCGTCCGGCGGCCGACCGCACGCACTCCCCCGCGGCGCCTCCCCGCCGCCGGCGCCGGCGCCGGGCGCTCGCCTGGACCTTGACGCTGCTCCTGCTCGTCGCGGGAGGCGCCGCGGGGACGTGGTGGTGGTTCGCCGACGGCCCCGGCGCGTGGACCCGCGTGCCCGACGGCGTGGTCGCCGTCCCGCTCGAGGACGCGCGCGACGTGCTGGCCGCCGCAGAGCTCGGCTCGACGGTCACGCGGTCGCACCACGACGAGGTGCCCGCGGGGACCGTCATCGAGTCCCGGCCCGCGCCGGGCGACCCGGTCCGGACCGACGGGCAGGTGCACCTCGTCGTCTCGCGCGGCATCCGCACGATCCCCGTGCCGGACGGCCTCGTGGGCGCGACGCACCAGGACGCGACCGCCGCGCTGCGCGCCGCGGGGTTCGAGGTGGGCGAGCCGAGCCCGCAGCACCACGACACCGTCCCCGAGGGCGAGGTCATGGCCGTCTCGGTCCCCGAGGGCTCCGTCCAGCCGCACACGACCGTCGTCACGCTCACCGTGTCCGACGGGCCGGCGCCCGTGACCGTGCCCCAGCAGGTCGGCAAGCCGAAGGACGACGCCGTCGCGGACCTCGAGAGCGTCGGGCTGAAGGTCGAGCTCGCCGAGCCGGAGCACTCGCTCGACGTCGCCGAGGGCCACGTGCTGCGCCAGGACCCGGAGGCGGGCGCCCAGGCGCACCGCACCGACACGGTGACGCTGACGCTGTCCGCGGGCCCCCCGATCGTGGCCGTGCCCGACGTCGTCGGCATGCGCACGGGCGCCGCCCGTGCGGCGCTCGAGGAGGCCGGGTTCGAGGTCGAGGAGAACAAGTACCTCGGAGGGCTGCTCGACACGGTGCGCTTCCAGGACACGACCGGCGAGGCGCCCCAGGGCTCGACCGTGACGCTGACGATCTGGTGACCGGGCTCAGCGGCCGGTGAGCATCTCCGCGACCCGGAACGCCATCTCGAGCGACTGCTGGTGGTTGAGCCGCGGGTCCACGAGCGTCTCGTAGCGCAGCGCGAGGCCCTCGTCGGAGATCTCCTCGCTGCCGCCCAGCACCTCGGTCACGTCGTCGCCCGTGAGCTCCATGTGCAGGCCGCCCGGGACCGTGCCGAGCGCGCGGTGCACCTCGAAGAACCCGGTGACCTCGTCGAGCACGTCGCTGAACCGGCGCGTCTTGTAGCCGCTCGCCGAGGTGATCGTGTTGCCGTGCATCGGGTCGGTCACCCACGTCACGACGACGCCGGCGGCCGTGACCTTCTCGACCACGCCTGGCAGGACGTCCCGGACGCGGCCCGCTCCCATGCGCGTGACGAACGTCAGGCGGCCCGGCCGGTTCTCCGGGTTGAGCCGGGCGGCGAGCGCGATCGCGTCGTCGGGCGTCGTCGTCGGGCCGAGCTTGACGCCGACCGGGTTGGCGACGCGCGACAGGAAGTCGACGTGCGCGCCGTCGAGCTGGCGCGTGCGCTCGCCGATCCACAGGAAGTGCGCCGACGTGTCGTACGCCGCGCCCGTGCGCGCGTCGATCCGGGTCAGCGCCCGCTCGTAGTCGAGGATGAGCGCCTCGTGCGACAGGTAGAACTCGACCGTGCGCAGCGCGTCGAAGTCGGCGCCGCACGCCTCCATGAACCGGATCGCCCGGTCGATCTCCGTCGCGGTGCGCTCGTAGCGCGCGTACGCGGGGTTCTGCATGAACCCCTGGTTCCACTCGTGCACGCGGCGCAGGTCGGCGTAGCCGCCCTGGGTGAACGCGCGCACGACGTTGGCGGTGGCCGCCGAGATCCGGTACGCCTGCTCGAGGCGCCGCGGGTCAGGCGTGCGGTCCTCGGGCGTGAACGCGTGCCCGTTGACCATGTCGCCGCGGTAGGCGGGCAGCGTGACCCCGTCGCGCGTCTCGGTGTCCGACGAGCGCGGCTTGGCGTACTGCCCGGCCAGCCGGCCCATCTTCACCACCGGGGTGCTCGCCCCGTGCGTGAGGATCACGGCCATCTGCAGGATCGTGCGCACCTTGTTGCGGATGCGCGTCGCGTTCGCGTCGGCGAAGGTCTCGGCGCAGTCACCGCCCTGCAGGAGGAACGCCTCGCCGCGGGCCGCCGCGGCGAGGCGTTCCGTGAGCGTGTCCGCCTCCGACGGCACGACCAGCGGGGCGGCCACGGACAGCCGGCGCGCGACGGCGTCGAGCGCGTCGGCGTCGGGCCACGTGGGCTGCTGGCGCGCCTCGAGCGTCCGGAAGTGGTCGAGGCCCTCCGGTGCGTTGCTCGAGGTCGGGGTGTCGACGGCGGTGCTCATCGTGCGTCCCGCGTCAGTGCGCCGCGGGGGCGGCGGGCACGAGCGGCTGGCCGATGGACGACAGCATCTCGGCGAACCACTCCTGCGAGACGTCGAAGGCCTTGCCGCCGGCGATGCGCGGGAAGGCGATGGCCTTGAGGCGGCCGCCGTCCTCCTCGTCGTGGCCGATGACTCCCGGCTCCCCGCGCAGCGCGCACTCGACCGCGTAGTCGGTCATCGACTTGATGAGGCGCAGGTCCTCGGCGTTCGCGGCCGCGGCGCGCGAGTAGTAGCCCGACTTCTGGACCATGACCTTCTCGGCGCCCAGCTTCTCCGCGAACTGCTTGGCGAACCACTGGCCCGGGTTGATCGTGTCGAGCTTGACGTGGCCGAACGGGTCGCGCTGGACCTCCTCGCCGGCCGCCTCGAGCTGGGCCACGATCTCGTGCATGCCCGCGCCCTCGGACAGGAAGATGTTGACGTTGCCGATCTCGTCCATGACGCCCTTGAGGCGCTCCGCCTCGGCGTCGATGTCGATCGCGAGCTCGGGAAGGAACACGGCGTGGACGTCCCAGCGCTCGCGCGTGAGGCCGAGGGACGGCACCCACTCCTGCCCGTCGAGCCACGTGCGGTACTCGGCGGCGGCCGCGGCGGTGAGCCAGCCGCAGTGGCGCCCCATGACCTCGTGCACGATGAGCATGCGCGGGCCCGAGCGGTGCTCGCCGATGATGTTCGCCGCGAACCCGGCGGCCTCCTCGGCCGCGGTCCACGCGCCGAGCGACTGACGGATCGGCACGACGTCGTTGTCGATCGTCTTCGGCAGGCCCACGACGGTGAGCTCGTAGCCGTTCTCGTGCAGGTAGGCAGCGAGGTCGGCCGCGGTCGTGTTGGTGTCGTCGCCGCCGATCGTGTGCAGGACGTCGACGCCGTCGGCCTTGAGCTGCTCGGCCGCGACGTGCAGCGGGTCCTGACCCTCGGCGACCAGGCCACGCTTGACGCAGTCGGCGGCGTTGGTCAGCTTGACGCGCGAGTTGCCGATCGGCGAGCCGCCGAACCGGTGCAGCACGCCCGCCTTCTTGCGGCCCTCGTCGTCGACCACGATCTTGGTGCCGGTCAGCAGGCCGTGGTAGCCGTACTGGTAGGCGATGATCTCG contains:
- a CDS encoding polyprenyl synthetase family protein; this encodes MPSPASLVDLENLRHDVDEALGRHLDRLAQEVAGVGGSARALTDELAALLQGGKRLRAAFCYWSYRAHGGTGEPGPVRDAAVRAGAALELFQAAALLHDDVMDASDTRRGRPTAHRAFEARHSQAGWAGRADRFGASAAILLGDLCLVACQRELGEALEPLPTPTVRAARELFDAMQSEVIVGQYLDVLVQAEPWGVDPAADEDRARTVIRAKSARYSVERPLALGAVLAGAPADRLDAIGAAGLPLGEAFQLRDDVLGVFGDPAVTGKPAGDDLREGKRTVLMARTMAGADDAERALVATRLGDPALDDHAVDALRAAIVRTGALEGVEELIDALARRALDTLAAADLAEPGRTVLAELARAAVDRAF
- a CDS encoding Rv2175c family DNA-binding protein, which codes for MNDTPDRSSEASDTLHALDALVGEWLTLPDVAEATGLDVGKVRRLVNERYLVGVRRGERGTFQVPAAFLVPATAGEAAGPSAATEGAHEVLPTLRGTVLVLADGGFSDVEILRWLFDVEPALGEAPIAALRAGRKSAVRRVAQTLG
- the pknB gene encoding Stk1 family PASTA domain-containing Ser/Thr kinase, with translation MATVTTDPLLGRLVDGRYEIVARIARGGMATVYRATDRRLDREVALKIMHPHLADGVEGASFVSRFRREARAAARLTHPGVVAVYDQGLDGETSYLTMEYVPGTNLRRELRSSGTLTLGRTLDVLAQVLAALAAAHRKGLVHRDVKPENVLITADGAHVKVADFGLARAVTEVTSTATGTILGTVAYLAPEVITTGGCDARTDVYAVGILAYEMLTGALPYAGETPIQVAFHHVHDDVPAPSGEVPWLPAEVDELVAAFTARDPGRRPADAAAALDSLERVRAGLDPDLLDRRADLPATAGAVDADSPAGDAGDDSPEADGIDSDRLDAIPAAFFQEVSAPDERTEMLVEESTTRVPGRPAADRTHSPAAPPRRRRRRRALAWTLTLLLLVAGGAAGTWWWFADGPGAWTRVPDGVVAVPLEDARDVLAAAELGSTVTRSHHDEVPAGTVIESRPAPGDPVRTDGQVHLVVSRGIRTIPVPDGLVGATHQDATAALRAAGFEVGEPSPQHHDTVPEGEVMAVSVPEGSVQPHTTVVTLTVSDGPAPVTVPQQVGKPKDDAVADLESVGLKVELAEPEHSLDVAEGHVLRQDPEAGAQAHRTDTVTLTLSAGPPIVAVPDVVGMRTGAARAALEEAGFEVEENKYLGGLLDTVRFQDTTGEAPQGSTVTLTIW
- a CDS encoding class II 3-deoxy-7-phosphoheptulonate synthase translates to MSTAVDTPTSSNAPEGLDHFRTLEARQQPTWPDADALDAVARRLSVAAPLVVPSEADTLTERLAAAARGEAFLLQGGDCAETFADANATRIRNKVRTILQMAVILTHGASTPVVKMGRLAGQYAKPRSSDTETRDGVTLPAYRGDMVNGHAFTPEDRTPDPRRLEQAYRISAATANVVRAFTQGGYADLRRVHEWNQGFMQNPAYARYERTATEIDRAIRFMEACGADFDALRTVEFYLSHEALILDYERALTRIDARTGAAYDTSAHFLWIGERTRQLDGAHVDFLSRVANPVGVKLGPTTTPDDAIALAARLNPENRPGRLTFVTRMGAGRVRDVLPGVVEKVTAAGVVVTWVTDPMHGNTITSASGYKTRRFSDVLDEVTGFFEVHRALGTVPGGLHMELTGDDVTEVLGGSEEISDEGLALRYETLVDPRLNHQQSLEMAFRVAEMLTGR
- a CDS encoding pyrophosphate--fructose-6-phosphate 1-phosphotransferase; protein product: MSVRRVALLTAGGFAPCLSSAVGGLIERYTELDPSIEIIAYQYGYHGLLTGTKIVVDDEGRKKAGVLHRFGGSPIGNSRVKLTNAADCVKRGLVAEGQDPLHVAAEQLKADGVDVLHTIGGDDTNTTAADLAAYLHENGYELTVVGLPKTIDNDVVPIRQSLGAWTAAEEAAGFAANIIGEHRSGPRMLIVHEVMGRHCGWLTAAAAAEYRTWLDGQEWVPSLGLTRERWDVHAVFLPELAIDIDAEAERLKGVMDEIGNVNIFLSEGAGMHEIVAQLEAAGEEVQRDPFGHVKLDTINPGQWFAKQFAEKLGAEKVMVQKSGYYSRAAAANAEDLRLIKSMTDYAVECALRGEPGVIGHDEEDGGRLKAIAFPRIAGGKAFDVSQEWFAEMLSSIGQPLVPAAPAAH